In Streptomyces sp. TS71-3, the following proteins share a genomic window:
- a CDS encoding NHLP family bacteriocin export ABC transporter peptidase/permease/ATPase subunit — protein MSTPEQTSPQTLPPAGRGRHRPGAEERGGRRRAPAPAPAPKGRKPKTVRSPTTLQMEAVECGAASLAMVLGFYGKYVPLEELRIACGVSRDGSRASNLLKAARSYGLTAKGMQMDVSALADVQGPAILFWEFNHYVVYDGTARRFGKRGVIINDPAKGRRFVPLEDFDTSFTGIVLVFEPGSGFEKGGRKPGVLGAMPARLRGTFGTMPAAVLASLLLVAVGAAVPALSRTYIDTFLIGGQTSLLGALFASMGAMVVLTGVLTVLQQANLLRGRLISSTLASARFLRHLLRLPVTFFAQRSPADLVQRLQSNDTVAETLARDLSASAVDAVVVVLYAVLLYTYDSQLTVVGILVALLNVVAMRVVVQLRATRTQKLRADTARLTNTSYTGLQLIETMKATGGEDGYFRRWAGQHATTLEEQQRLGVPSAWLGMVAPTLATLNSALILWIGGMRAVDGHISIGLLVAFQSLVTRFTAPITRLNGVAGRIQDFAADVARLKDVENFPADSLYARPGTGGGTRRLRGHVTLENITFGYSPLDKPLLTGFSVSVGPGQQVALVGGSGSGKSTVSRLISGLYAPWEGEIRIDGQRLEDIPRGALAASVSFVDQDIFLFEGTVRDNVALWDPSIPDEAVIAALKDAALYEVVTRRPGGIHSRVEQDGQNFSGGQRQRLEIARALVRGPSVLVLDEVTSALDAETEQVIIDNLRRRGCACVVIAHRLSTVRDSDEIVVLSHGTVVERGRHADLVAARGPYAELVKES, from the coding sequence ATGAGCACGCCCGAACAGACCTCGCCCCAGACACTGCCCCCGGCCGGCCGCGGCAGGCACCGCCCAGGCGCCGAGGAGCGCGGCGGCCGCCGCAGGGCGCCCGCGCCCGCGCCGGCTCCCAAGGGCCGCAAGCCCAAGACCGTGCGCAGCCCCACCACGCTCCAGATGGAGGCCGTCGAGTGCGGCGCCGCCTCCCTGGCGATGGTGCTCGGCTTCTACGGAAAGTACGTGCCGCTGGAGGAGCTCCGCATCGCCTGCGGTGTCTCCCGGGACGGCTCGCGCGCCAGCAACCTCCTGAAGGCGGCCCGCAGCTACGGCCTGACGGCCAAGGGCATGCAGATGGACGTCTCCGCGCTCGCCGACGTGCAGGGCCCGGCCATCCTCTTCTGGGAGTTCAACCACTACGTCGTCTACGACGGCACGGCCCGCCGGTTCGGCAAGCGCGGCGTGATCATCAACGACCCCGCCAAGGGGCGCAGGTTCGTGCCCCTGGAGGACTTCGACACGTCCTTCACCGGGATCGTGCTGGTCTTCGAGCCCGGCAGCGGATTCGAGAAGGGCGGCCGCAAGCCGGGCGTCCTCGGGGCGATGCCGGCGCGGCTGCGGGGCACCTTCGGCACCATGCCCGCCGCGGTCCTCGCCAGCCTGCTCCTGGTCGCGGTCGGCGCGGCGGTGCCCGCGCTCAGCCGTACCTACATCGACACCTTCCTGATCGGCGGGCAGACCTCGCTGCTGGGCGCGCTGTTCGCGTCGATGGGCGCGATGGTGGTGCTCACCGGGGTGCTGACGGTGCTCCAGCAGGCGAACCTGCTGCGCGGCCGGCTGATCTCGTCGACCCTCGCCAGCGCCCGCTTCCTGCGGCACCTGCTGCGCCTGCCCGTCACCTTCTTCGCGCAGCGCAGCCCGGCCGACCTGGTACAGCGCCTGCAGTCCAACGACACCGTCGCCGAGACCCTCGCCCGCGACCTCTCGGCCTCCGCCGTGGACGCGGTGGTGGTGGTGCTCTACGCGGTGCTCCTGTACACCTACGACTCGCAGCTCACCGTCGTCGGCATCCTCGTGGCGCTGCTGAACGTGGTCGCGATGCGGGTGGTCGTGCAGTTGCGGGCCACCCGGACGCAGAAGCTGCGCGCGGACACCGCGCGGCTGACCAACACCTCGTACACCGGGTTGCAGCTCATCGAGACGATGAAGGCCACCGGCGGCGAGGACGGCTACTTCCGCCGCTGGGCGGGACAGCACGCCACCACGCTGGAGGAGCAGCAGCGGCTCGGCGTGCCGAGCGCCTGGCTGGGCATGGTGGCACCGACGCTCGCCACGCTCAACAGCGCCCTGATCCTGTGGATCGGCGGGATGCGCGCGGTGGACGGGCACATATCCATCGGCCTCCTGGTCGCCTTCCAGTCCCTGGTGACCCGCTTCACCGCGCCCATCACCCGGCTGAACGGCGTCGCGGGCCGCATCCAGGACTTCGCGGCGGACGTGGCCCGGCTCAAGGACGTGGAGAACTTCCCGGCCGACTCGCTCTACGCCCGCCCCGGCACCGGCGGCGGCACCCGCAGGCTGCGGGGGCATGTCACGCTGGAGAACATCACCTTCGGCTACAGCCCGCTCGACAAGCCGCTGCTCACCGGGTTCTCGGTGTCGGTGGGCCCGGGCCAGCAGGTGGCCCTGGTGGGCGGCTCGGGCAGCGGCAAGTCGACGGTCTCGCGGCTCATATCGGGCCTGTACGCGCCCTGGGAGGGCGAGATACGCATCGACGGCCAGCGCCTGGAGGACATCCCGCGCGGCGCGCTCGCCGCCTCGGTCTCCTTCGTCGACCAGGACATCTTCCTCTTCGAGGGGACCGTCAGGGACAACGTGGCCCTGTGGGACCCCTCGATCCCCGACGAGGCGGTGATCGCCGCGCTCAAGGACGCCGCGCTGTACGAGGTGGTGACGCGCCGCCCGGGCGGCATCCACAGCCGGGTGGAGCAGGACGGCCAGAACTTCTCGGGCGGGCAGCGGCAGCGCCTGGAGATCGCCCGCGCGCTGGTGCGCGGGCCGAGCGTGCTGGTGCTCGACGAGGTGACGAGCGCGCTCGACGCGGAGACCGAGCAGGTCATCATCGACAACCTCCGCCGCCGCGGCTGCGCCTGCGTGGTGATCGCGCACCGGCTGAGCACGGTCCGCGACAGCGACGAGATCGTGGTGCTCAGCCACGGCACGGTCGTGGAGCGCGGTCGCCATGCCGACCTGGTCGCGGCTCGCGGCCCGTACGCCGAACTCGTCAAGGAGAGCTGA